From the genome of Candidatus Nanopelagicales bacterium, one region includes:
- a CDS encoding STAS domain-containing protein, with translation MDLTVQTRAEGDRTVVEVGGEVDVYTAPALDERLGALIDEGQTRLVLDLTGVDFLDSTGLGVIVKALKRTRERGGGLALVVTEERIRKVFRITGLDAVVPLHSSVESALSEPLAG, from the coding sequence GTGGACCTGACCGTGCAGACGCGCGCCGAGGGCGACCGCACCGTGGTCGAGGTCGGCGGCGAGGTCGACGTCTACACCGCCCCCGCCCTGGACGAGCGGCTCGGCGCGCTCATCGACGAGGGGCAGACCCGGCTGGTGCTGGACCTGACCGGCGTGGACTTCCTGGACTCGACCGGTCTCGGCGTCATCGTCAAGGCGCTCAAGCGGACCCGGGAGCGCGGCGGAGGACTGGCGCTGGTCGTCACTGAGGAACGGATCCGCAAGGTCTTCCGGATCACCGGGCTGGACGCGGTCGTCCCGCTGCACTCCAGCGTGGAGTCCGCGCTGTCCGAACCGCTGGCCGGCTGA
- a CDS encoding DUF4244 domain-containing protein gives MRHLLTRAARVTREDRGLSTAEYAVGTVAVAGLGGILIKLLSSEPVRELIWQVIQTAFGFLVG, from the coding sequence ATGCGTCACCTGCTCACCCGCGCCGCGCGCGTCACTCGCGAGGATCGCGGTCTCTCGACCGCCGAGTACGCCGTCGGCACCGTGGCGGTCGCCGGGCTCGGCGGCATTCTCATCAAGTTGCTGTCCAGCGAGCCCGTCCGGGAACTGATCTGGCAGGTCATCCAGACCGCGTTCGGCTTCCTCGTCGGCTGA
- a CDS encoding type II secretion system F family protein codes for MRLLVAAVLLATAVLVLRPGPPRGRALRVARPAGGRASAAWGPSAPGAAAAGQEGAATGLGGRTDGATGAYSALARRSAVLGRYAAGRAVLWVGSRSWGWLRRRAVGLAVTAGGRRRAAAARIRILDTASALAAELRAGQPARSALQRAAAVHDPPVCPEAAAAARLGGDVPLALRADSRRRGSPLLRGLAACWEVGESSGAGLAASVERLVASARAAEEVRSQLEAQLAGPRATARMLATLPLIGVGMGMLLGADPVGWLVGTAAGRGCLAAGLGLTALGMAWTGRIAAGVERRL; via the coding sequence ATGAGGCTGCTCGTAGCCGCGGTGCTGCTGGCGACGGCCGTGCTGGTGCTGCGCCCGGGGCCGCCGCGGGGCCGTGCGCTCCGGGTCGCCCGGCCCGCCGGGGGGCGGGCGTCGGCGGCGTGGGGGCCGAGCGCGCCGGGTGCGGCCGCGGCGGGGCAGGAGGGTGCCGCGACCGGGCTGGGTGGTCGTACCGACGGCGCGACGGGCGCGTACTCCGCCCTCGCTCGGCGGTCGGCCGTGCTCGGCCGGTACGCGGCCGGTCGGGCGGTGCTGTGGGTCGGGTCGCGGTCGTGGGGCTGGCTGCGTCGTCGCGCGGTCGGACTGGCCGTCACGGCGGGGGGCCGCCGCCGGGCCGCGGCCGCCCGGATCCGGATCCTCGACACGGCGTCGGCACTGGCGGCCGAGCTGCGGGCGGGGCAGCCCGCCCGGTCCGCGCTGCAGCGCGCCGCGGCCGTGCACGACCCACCGGTGTGCCCGGAGGCCGCGGCCGCCGCCCGCCTCGGCGGTGACGTACCGCTGGCACTGCGCGCCGATTCCCGGCGGCGCGGATCGCCGTTGCTGCGCGGCCTGGCGGCCTGCTGGGAGGTGGGTGAGTCGTCCGGCGCCGGGCTCGCGGCGTCGGTGGAGCGGCTAGTGGCCTCCGCCCGCGCGGCGGAGGAGGTGCGGTCCCAGCTGGAGGCGCAGCTGGCCGGCCCGCGCGCGACGGCCCGGATGCTGGCGACGCTGCCGCTGATCGGGGTGGGCATGGGCATGCTGCTGGGCGCGGACCCCGTGGGCTGGCTGGTGGGGACGGCCGCGGGCCGGGGCTGCCTGGCCGCCGGCCTCGGCCTCACCGCGTTGGGGATGGCCTGGACCGGCCGGATCGCCGCCGGGGTGGAGCGGAGGCTGTGA
- a CDS encoding type II secretion system F family protein, producing the protein MAGDASAMWAAVATAGAAAAWVRDDGVAVRRRLRRVCALRRPGDLGRGRRRLALRGSTRSTRVASAGRSRPTPSRLAAAVAAVATAVVVGGWFGLVLGAVVGAATVRLLARLTPKAMRERARLLRSQAPEVADLLAACLASGAPVPVAVDAVAGAMGEPVSEPLRVLVASLDLGADPVETWRALAAQPGLETLGRAVARSVDSGAPLADVLPGIADDLRRETRTAVEAAARAAGVRAVAPLGACFLPAFLLLGVVPVVASLAGDLIG; encoded by the coding sequence ATGGCCGGCGACGCGTCCGCGATGTGGGCGGCGGTGGCTACCGCAGGCGCGGCGGCGGCGTGGGTGCGCGACGACGGGGTCGCCGTACGACGCCGGCTGCGACGGGTCTGCGCGCTGCGACGGCCGGGTGACCTCGGTCGCGGCCGTCGACGCCTCGCCCTGCGCGGTTCGACTCGTTCGACTCGTGTGGCGTCCGCCGGCAGGTCCCGGCCCACGCCGTCGCGACTCGCGGCGGCCGTCGCGGCGGTGGCGACCGCGGTGGTGGTGGGCGGCTGGTTCGGACTCGTGCTCGGGGCGGTCGTCGGGGCGGCGACGGTCCGGCTCCTGGCCCGGCTCACCCCGAAGGCGATGCGTGAGCGCGCCCGGCTGCTGAGGTCCCAGGCCCCGGAGGTGGCGGACCTGCTGGCCGCGTGCCTGGCATCCGGCGCGCCGGTCCCGGTCGCGGTGGACGCGGTGGCGGGCGCCATGGGGGAGCCCGTGTCCGAGCCGCTGCGCGTGCTCGTCGCGTCCCTCGACCTGGGCGCCGACCCGGTCGAGACGTGGCGGGCGCTGGCGGCGCAACCGGGCCTGGAGACGCTGGGTCGGGCGGTGGCCCGCTCGGTGGACTCCGGGGCGCCCCTGGCCGACGTGCTGCCGGGCATCGCCGACGATCTGCGACGCGAGACCCGGACGGCCGTGGAGGCCGCGGCCCGGGCGGCCGGCGTACGTGCGGTCGCACCGCTGGGGGCGTGCTTCCTGCCGGCCTTCCTGCTCCTCGGGGTCGTCCCCGTGGTGGCGTCGCTGGCCGGCGACCTGATCGGTTGA
- a CDS encoding ATP-binding protein: MPEASLCIPALPEQVRTARLVAAAAARRAGLDDEMLDEVRLAVGEAAARAVLRNVRSGTHADVRVVLADDLDTFTVEVHDAGGDLPDEDEGMALALVGALADRSDVRPGTRGDILRLVWNLPPRD, from the coding sequence GTGCCCGAGGCGTCGCTGTGCATCCCCGCCCTGCCCGAGCAGGTGCGGACCGCGCGACTGGTGGCGGCCGCCGCCGCCCGCAGGGCCGGCCTCGACGACGAGATGCTCGACGAGGTGCGGCTCGCCGTGGGTGAGGCCGCGGCCCGCGCCGTGCTCCGCAACGTCCGCAGCGGCACCCACGCCGACGTCCGCGTCGTCCTCGCCGACGACCTGGACACGTTCACCGTCGAGGTCCACGACGCGGGCGGGGACCTCCCCGACGAGGACGAGGGGATGGCCCTGGCCCTGGTGGGGGCCCTGGCGGACCGCAGCGACGTGCGCCCGGGCACGCGGGGCGACATCCTGCGGCTGGTCTGGAACCTGCCCCCGCGCGACTGA
- a CDS encoding class I SAM-dependent methyltransferase: MTATPDPEALGPVRDALAAAGYTVDGALEALGPTAYAALGRGETVPASVVLSNPSTVTDPGTRTGTGGGTGDAGAGGTACGTLLRLFVLGEQVPRRQVERALPVDAARELGLVEVDGAAPDDGVRAALDVRPYGEADVDWWVVSDLGPDRLPPGQSLPPDHVLGVGGASVTLAQITPRLPVATALDLGTGCGVQALHLTRHAQHVVGTDTNARALDLAALTAGLSGVTWESRRGSLFDPVDGARFDLVVSNPPFVVSPGPRYEYRDAGLPGDELGRTLLARAPRHLADDGWCVVLANWLHVEGQDWRDRVASWVDGSGCDAWVVHRDLQDPAEYAELWLRDAGDHARPQADALYADWLAALRAMRAEAVGFGWVVLHAAGRDVPWVEVEDLAEAPRLPRGGEVVDQVAAYDDLAALDAGTLLTAAPAWAAGTRVLEETVVLDDGVTGLPPRVARVDGWRPPERLDPRALAVLRPADGTRTLDALVDAEAAASGSDRLDLLAVTLPAARALLRSGALRPPSRSAGQ; encoded by the coding sequence GTGACCGCCACCCCCGACCCGGAGGCCCTCGGCCCGGTCCGGGACGCGCTGGCCGCCGCCGGCTACACCGTGGACGGCGCGCTGGAGGCGCTGGGGCCGACCGCGTACGCGGCGCTGGGCCGCGGCGAGACCGTCCCCGCCTCGGTCGTGCTGTCCAACCCCTCCACCGTGACGGACCCCGGCACCCGGACCGGAACCGGCGGCGGAACCGGGGACGCCGGTGCCGGGGGCACCGCCTGCGGGACGCTGCTGCGGCTGTTCGTCCTCGGCGAGCAGGTCCCGCGCCGGCAGGTCGAGCGGGCTCTGCCGGTGGACGCGGCCCGCGAGCTCGGCCTGGTCGAGGTCGACGGTGCCGCCCCGGACGACGGGGTGCGCGCGGCCCTGGACGTGCGCCCGTACGGCGAGGCCGACGTCGACTGGTGGGTGGTCTCGGACCTCGGCCCGGACCGGCTGCCCCCGGGGCAGTCGCTACCGCCCGACCACGTCCTCGGCGTCGGTGGGGCGTCGGTCACGCTGGCCCAGATCACCCCGCGGCTCCCCGTGGCCACCGCGCTCGACCTCGGCACCGGCTGCGGCGTCCAGGCGCTGCACCTCACCCGGCACGCGCAGCACGTCGTCGGCACCGACACCAACGCCCGCGCGCTGGATCTGGCCGCGCTCACCGCGGGGCTGTCCGGGGTCACCTGGGAGTCGCGCCGCGGGTCGCTGTTCGACCCGGTGGACGGCGCGCGGTTCGACCTGGTCGTGTCCAACCCGCCGTTCGTGGTGTCGCCGGGGCCGCGCTACGAGTACCGCGACGCCGGCCTGCCCGGCGACGAGCTCGGCCGGACCCTGCTGGCCCGCGCGCCCCGGCACCTGGCCGACGACGGCTGGTGCGTCGTCCTCGCCAACTGGCTGCACGTGGAGGGCCAGGACTGGCGCGATCGGGTGGCCTCCTGGGTCGACGGCTCCGGCTGCGACGCCTGGGTCGTGCATCGCGATCTGCAGGACCCCGCCGAGTACGCCGAGCTGTGGCTGCGCGACGCGGGCGACCACGCCCGGCCGCAGGCGGACGCGCTGTACGCGGACTGGCTGGCCGCGCTGCGGGCCATGCGCGCGGAGGCCGTCGGCTTCGGCTGGGTGGTCCTGCACGCCGCGGGCCGGGACGTCCCCTGGGTGGAGGTGGAGGACCTCGCCGAGGCCCCGCGACTGCCCCGCGGCGGCGAGGTGGTGGACCAGGTCGCCGCGTACGACGACCTCGCCGCGCTCGACGCGGGCACCCTGCTGACGGCGGCTCCCGCCTGGGCGGCGGGGACCCGCGTGCTGGAGGAGACCGTCGTCCTGGACGACGGGGTCACGGGGCTGCCCCCGCGGGTCGCCCGGGTCGACGGCTGGCGGCCGCCGGAGCGTCTGGATCCCCGCGCGCTGGCCGTGCTGCGACCGGCGGACGGCACCCGGACCCTGGACGCGCTGGTGGACGCGGAGGCCGCCGCGAGCGGCAGCGACCGGCTGGACCTGCTGGCCGTCACGCTCCCGGCCGCCCGGGCCCTGCTCCGCAGCGGCGCCCTCCGACCCCCGTCCCGTTCCGCGGGACAGTGA
- a CDS encoding DEAD/DEAH box helicase: MSADRLDHLFGVVAGSARRRERVTHVEVVPPREAVAAPWPDWTPDTLREAWQARGIASPWTHQVAVAEHARAGRHVVVATGTASGKSLAFGLPALTAVLEGAAAPSGRGATVLYLSPTKALAHDQWRALESLAVPNLRVAAYDGDTPREERSWVRAHAGYVLSNPDLVHRSMLPAHTAWSSFLRALAYVVVDECHVYRGVFGSHVAAVLRRLRRVARHHGADPVFVLASATVADPGVAASRLVGAPVVAVTEDGSPRGETDVVLWEPPLTDLAGERGAPVRRSATAETADLLADLVAAGERTLAFVRSRRGTEAVAMQARDRLVDVDPELPGRVAAYRAGYLPEERRALERDLRSGRLLGLATTTALELGVDVAGLDAVLMAGWPGTRASLWQQAGRAGRAGEGALAVLVARDDPLDTYLVHHPEAIFGAPVEATVLDPDNPYVLAPHLAAAAAELPLTVDDVAADGWFGPTARSLVDVLVARGLLRQRPTGWFWTRRERASDLADLRGTGDGPVRVVETGTGRMLGTVDAGAAPSTVHPGAVYVHQGVTHVVESLDLDEAVAVAEPRVVDHTTQAREVSDIRIVSESRQRHWGEATVHFGTVEVTSQVVAFLRRRHLTGEVLGEEPLDLPPRHLRTRAVWWTVSDAQLARAGLAGVDVPGAAHAAEHASIGLLPLVATCDRWDIGGVSTAIHPDTGRCTVFVYDGHPGGAGFAERGFHAARAWLTATRDAIASCECTDGCPSCVQSPKCGNGNDPLDKHGAVRLLDELVSAADADGSAGSA; encoded by the coding sequence GTGAGCGCCGACCGGCTGGACCACCTGTTCGGGGTGGTCGCAGGCTCGGCGCGCCGCCGCGAGCGCGTGACGCACGTGGAGGTCGTCCCCCCGCGGGAGGCGGTTGCGGCCCCATGGCCGGACTGGACCCCGGACACGCTGCGGGAGGCGTGGCAGGCCCGGGGGATCGCGTCGCCGTGGACGCACCAGGTCGCCGTCGCGGAGCACGCGCGGGCGGGCCGGCACGTGGTCGTCGCCACGGGGACGGCGTCGGGCAAGTCGCTCGCGTTCGGCCTGCCGGCCCTGACGGCGGTGCTCGAGGGCGCCGCGGCGCCGAGCGGGCGCGGGGCGACGGTGCTGTACCTGTCGCCCACCAAGGCGCTGGCGCACGACCAGTGGCGGGCGCTGGAGTCGCTGGCGGTGCCGAACCTGCGGGTGGCGGCGTATGACGGGGACACCCCGCGGGAGGAGCGCTCCTGGGTCCGCGCGCACGCCGGCTACGTGCTGTCCAACCCGGACCTGGTCCACCGCTCGATGCTGCCCGCGCACACGGCCTGGTCGTCGTTCCTGCGCGCGCTGGCGTACGTCGTGGTCGACGAGTGCCACGTCTACCGGGGGGTGTTCGGCTCGCACGTCGCGGCCGTCCTGCGGCGGTTGCGACGGGTGGCCCGGCACCACGGTGCGGACCCGGTCTTCGTGCTGGCGTCGGCGACGGTGGCGGACCCCGGCGTCGCGGCGTCCCGGCTGGTGGGGGCGCCGGTGGTCGCCGTGACAGAAGACGGCTCTCCCCGGGGCGAGACCGACGTGGTGCTGTGGGAGCCGCCGCTGACCGACCTGGCCGGCGAGCGCGGGGCGCCCGTACGTCGGTCGGCGACGGCGGAGACGGCCGACCTGCTGGCCGACCTGGTCGCAGCCGGGGAGCGCACGCTGGCGTTCGTCCGGTCCCGGCGCGGCACGGAGGCGGTGGCGATGCAGGCCCGCGACCGGCTGGTCGACGTCGACCCGGAGCTGCCGGGCCGGGTCGCGGCGTACCGCGCCGGCTACCTGCCGGAGGAGCGGCGCGCGCTGGAGCGCGACCTGCGCTCGGGCCGGCTGCTGGGCCTGGCCACGACGACGGCGCTGGAGCTCGGCGTGGACGTCGCCGGCCTCGACGCAGTGCTGATGGCCGGCTGGCCGGGGACGCGCGCGTCGCTGTGGCAGCAGGCGGGGCGGGCGGGCCGCGCCGGCGAGGGTGCACTGGCGGTCCTGGTCGCGCGGGACGACCCGTTGGACACCTACCTGGTGCACCACCCGGAGGCGATCTTCGGCGCACCGGTCGAGGCGACCGTGCTGGACCCGGACAACCCGTACGTGCTCGCACCCCACCTCGCCGCGGCGGCCGCCGAGCTGCCGCTGACCGTCGACGACGTGGCCGCCGACGGCTGGTTCGGGCCCACGGCCCGGTCGCTGGTCGACGTGCTGGTGGCGCGCGGCCTGCTGCGACAGCGACCGACCGGATGGTTCTGGACCCGGCGGGAGCGGGCCTCGGACCTGGCCGACCTGCGGGGCACCGGCGATGGGCCGGTGCGCGTGGTCGAGACGGGTACCGGGCGCATGCTCGGAACCGTCGACGCGGGCGCGGCGCCGTCGACCGTGCACCCCGGTGCGGTGTACGTCCACCAGGGGGTCACGCACGTCGTCGAGTCGCTCGACCTGGACGAGGCGGTGGCCGTCGCCGAGCCACGGGTCGTCGACCACACGACCCAGGCCCGGGAGGTCAGCGACATCCGGATCGTGTCCGAGTCGCGGCAGCGGCACTGGGGCGAGGCGACGGTGCACTTCGGCACGGTCGAGGTGACCTCCCAGGTGGTCGCGTTCCTGCGCCGACGGCACCTCACCGGCGAGGTGCTCGGCGAGGAGCCGCTGGACCTTCCGCCGCGCCACCTGCGCACCCGGGCGGTGTGGTGGACGGTGTCCGACGCCCAGCTCGCCCGGGCCGGGCTGGCCGGGGTGGACGTGCCCGGCGCCGCGCACGCGGCCGAGCACGCCTCCATCGGGCTCCTCCCCCTGGTCGCGACCTGCGACCGGTGGGACATCGGCGGCGTGTCCACCGCGATCCATCCGGACACCGGGCGGTGCACGGTCTTCGTGTACGACGGCCACCCGGGTGGCGCCGGGTTCGCCGAGCGCGGGTTCCACGCGGCCCGCGCGTGGCTCACCGCGACGCGGGACGCGATCGCGTCCTGCGAGTGCACCGACGGCTGCCCGTCGTGCGTGCAGTCCCCGAAGTGCGGCAACGGCAACGACCCGCTGGACAAGCACGGTGCCGTACGGCTGCTGGACGAGCTGGTGTCCGCCGCGGACGCCGACGGCTCCGCCGGTTCTGCCTGA
- a CDS encoding TadA family conjugal transfer-associated ATPase, producing the protein MSGLAGAALVDRVRSRLVADDADPTPSRVAAVLRDEGVVLGDDTVLDLVATLRDELAGAGPLEPLLRDPEVTDVLVNGPGETWVDRGHGLDRVAVRFRDEAAVRRLAQRLAAYAGRRLDDASPYVDARLADGTRLHAVLPPVAARGTLISLRVPRRRAFTLDGLVAAGSLDAEGARWLAAMVAARVAFLVSGGTGTGKTTVLSTLLGLVDPGERLLLVEDSGELLPHHPHVVRLEARPPNLEGSGAVSLRDLVRQALRMRPDRVVVGEVRGAEVVDLLAALNTGHEGGCGTVHANSAGDVPARLEALALSAGLPRTALHALAGAGLDAVIHLARGRDGARRVDALHVLRRDERGYVHTVPALTFGPEGPVAGEGLAGLAERLGHHAPGHPPGRPPSIRSGASPGGARGGRP; encoded by the coding sequence GTGAGTGGACTCGCCGGTGCCGCCCTCGTCGACCGGGTGCGGTCCCGCCTGGTCGCCGACGACGCCGACCCGACCCCCTCGCGGGTGGCCGCGGTGCTGCGGGACGAGGGCGTCGTCCTGGGCGACGACACCGTGCTGGACCTGGTGGCGACGCTGCGCGACGAGCTGGCCGGGGCCGGCCCGCTGGAGCCGCTGCTGCGCGACCCGGAGGTGACCGACGTGCTGGTCAACGGGCCGGGGGAGACCTGGGTCGACCGGGGCCACGGCCTGGACCGGGTCGCGGTGCGGTTCCGCGACGAGGCGGCCGTGCGGCGACTGGCCCAGCGGCTGGCCGCGTACGCCGGCCGGCGCCTGGACGACGCGTCCCCCTACGTCGACGCCCGGCTGGCGGACGGCACCCGGCTGCACGCGGTGCTGCCGCCGGTCGCGGCCCGCGGCACGCTGATCTCGCTGCGGGTGCCGCGACGGCGCGCGTTCACGCTGGACGGGCTGGTGGCCGCCGGGTCGCTGGACGCCGAGGGCGCGCGCTGGCTGGCCGCGATGGTGGCGGCGCGGGTGGCGTTCCTGGTGTCCGGGGGCACCGGCACGGGGAAGACGACCGTGCTGTCCACGTTGCTGGGCCTGGTGGATCCCGGCGAGCGGCTGCTGCTCGTCGAGGACTCCGGCGAGCTGCTCCCCCACCACCCGCACGTGGTCCGGCTCGAGGCCCGCCCACCGAACCTGGAGGGCAGCGGCGCCGTCTCGCTGCGTGACCTGGTCCGCCAGGCCCTGCGGATGCGGCCGGACCGCGTGGTCGTCGGTGAGGTCCGGGGGGCCGAGGTCGTGGACCTGTTGGCGGCGCTCAACACCGGGCACGAGGGTGGTTGCGGCACCGTGCACGCCAACTCCGCAGGGGACGTGCCCGCCCGGCTCGAGGCACTGGCGCTGTCGGCGGGCCTGCCACGCACCGCGCTGCACGCGCTGGCCGGGGCGGGGCTGGACGCGGTGATCCACCTGGCGCGGGGCCGCGACGGCGCGCGGCGCGTCGACGCGCTGCACGTGCTGCGCCGGGACGAGCGCGGGTACGTCCACACCGTCCCCGCGCTCACCTTCGGCCCCGAAGGCCCGGTCGCGGGGGAGGGGCTGGCCGGGCTTGCGGAGCGGCTCGGGCACCACGCCCCGGGACATCCGCCGGGCCGGCCGCCGTCGATCCGGTCGGGGGCATCGCCCGGAGGGGCGCGGGGAGGACGGCCATGA
- a CDS encoding TadE family type IV pilus minor pilin: protein MRATGASSPRLRAGAERACGWTGRTRGRGLDRGSVTVEAAFAVPALVAVTLLLVWVVGIGTAHLRVGDAARSAARLAARGEPDARVLDAAQRSAPGAQLSVSRDDETVLVTVWHRVRAPLPLVAGLGVDVEAQASAQREDALTGEWTTAPWPP, encoded by the coding sequence ATGCGCGCCACCGGTGCATCGAGCCCGCGGCTCCGCGCGGGGGCGGAGCGGGCGTGCGGGTGGACCGGTCGCACCCGCGGGCGCGGCCTCGACCGGGGGAGCGTCACGGTCGAGGCCGCGTTCGCGGTGCCCGCGCTGGTCGCGGTGACGCTGCTGCTGGTGTGGGTCGTCGGGATCGGTACGGCCCACCTGCGGGTCGGCGACGCCGCGCGGTCGGCCGCTCGGCTCGCCGCGCGCGGGGAGCCCGACGCCCGGGTCCTCGATGCCGCGCAGCGGTCCGCGCCCGGCGCGCAGTTGTCGGTCAGCCGGGACGACGAGACCGTGCTCGTCACAGTGTGGCACCGGGTGCGGGCCCCGCTTCCCCTCGTCGCCGGGCTCGGGGTGGACGTGGAGGCACAGGCGAGCGCTCAGCGCGAGGACGCGCTCACCGGCGAGTGGACGACGGCGCCATGGCCACCGTGA
- a CDS encoding sodium-translocating pyrophosphatase, producing the protein MTVVTVDLAGGNFVTVLVVALIAVAALAVAGLLVREVLAASEGTQRMKDIAAAVQEGAAAYLSRQFRTLAIFAVVVFFLLFLLPAETTGERIGRSIFFLVGAVFSAITGYVGMWLAVRANVRVAAAANEDGGEQKAMKIAFRTGGVAGMFTVGLGLLGAAIVVMVYRGEAPKVLEGFGFGAALLAMFMRVGGGIFTKAADVGADLVGKVEQGIPEDDPRNAATIADNVGDNVGDCAGMAADLFESYAVTLVAALILGKAAFGDLGLVVPLVIPAIGVITAVIGIFAVSPRAGDRSGMSAINRGFFISAGISAVLVIIAAFLWLPDRIVNMTGISLDGLGLDAVVLESFNPRYLTIGAVLIGIVLAAVIQQLTAYFTETNRRPVDDVAKSSLTGPATVILSGISVGLESAVYSALLIGAAVYGAFLLGAGSVTLSLFAIALAGTGLLTTVGVIVAMDTFGPVSDNAQGIAEMSGDVEGEGAQVLTRLDAVGNSTKAITKGIAIATAVLAATALFGSFRDAVVSATAAAGDAVRSLSLQDALQYAGVLDVANPRNLVGLIIGASVVFLFSGLAINAVSRAAGAVIFEVRRQFREHPGIMAGTERPEYGRVVDIVTRDSLRELITPGLLAVLTPIAVGFSLGVGALGAYLAGTIGTGVLMAVYLANSGGAWDNAKKYVEDGNFGGKGSEAHAATVIGDTVGDPFKDTAGPAINPLIKVMNLVSLLIAPAVVSLTLDGNTALRWAIALVAVAIVVVSIVISKRRPVAVGEEDIAKA; encoded by the coding sequence ATGACCGTGGTCACCGTGGACCTCGCGGGCGGCAACTTCGTGACCGTGCTGGTGGTGGCGCTCATCGCCGTCGCCGCGCTCGCGGTCGCGGGGCTGCTGGTCCGGGAGGTCCTGGCCGCCAGCGAGGGCACGCAGCGGATGAAGGACATCGCCGCTGCCGTCCAGGAGGGCGCGGCCGCCTATCTGAGCAGGCAGTTCCGCACCCTGGCGATCTTCGCCGTCGTCGTCTTCTTCCTGCTGTTCCTGCTGCCGGCGGAGACCACCGGCGAGCGCATCGGACGCAGCATCTTCTTCCTCGTCGGCGCCGTGTTCTCCGCGATCACCGGATACGTCGGGATGTGGCTCGCGGTCCGTGCGAACGTCCGCGTGGCCGCCGCCGCCAACGAGGACGGCGGCGAGCAGAAGGCCATGAAGATCGCCTTCCGCACCGGTGGCGTGGCCGGCATGTTCACCGTCGGCCTCGGCCTGCTCGGTGCCGCCATCGTCGTGATGGTCTACCGCGGCGAGGCCCCGAAGGTGCTCGAGGGCTTCGGCTTCGGCGCCGCGCTGCTCGCCATGTTCATGCGAGTCGGCGGCGGAATCTTCACCAAGGCCGCCGACGTCGGCGCCGACCTGGTCGGCAAGGTCGAGCAGGGCATCCCCGAGGACGACCCGCGCAACGCGGCGACCATCGCCGACAACGTGGGCGACAACGTGGGCGACTGCGCCGGTATGGCCGCCGACCTGTTCGAGTCGTACGCCGTCACGCTGGTCGCGGCGCTGATCCTGGGCAAGGCGGCGTTCGGCGACCTCGGCCTGGTGGTCCCGCTGGTCATCCCCGCCATCGGTGTCATCACGGCGGTCATCGGCATCTTCGCGGTGTCGCCGCGTGCCGGGGACCGCTCCGGCATGTCGGCCATCAACCGCGGCTTCTTCATCTCCGCGGGCATCTCCGCGGTCCTGGTGATCATCGCCGCGTTCCTGTGGCTGCCGGACCGGATCGTGAACATGACCGGCATCAGCCTGGACGGCCTCGGCCTCGACGCCGTGGTCCTGGAGAGCTTCAACCCCCGCTACCTCACCATCGGCGCGGTCCTCATCGGCATCGTGCTGGCCGCCGTGATCCAGCAGCTGACCGCGTACTTCACCGAGACCAACCGCCGCCCGGTCGACGACGTCGCCAAGTCCTCGCTGACCGGTCCGGCCACGGTGATCCTGTCCGGCATCTCGGTCGGCCTGGAGTCCGCGGTCTACTCCGCGCTGCTGATCGGCGCAGCCGTCTACGGGGCGTTCCTCCTCGGCGCCGGCTCGGTCACCCTGTCGCTGTTCGCGATCGCGCTGGCCGGCACCGGCCTGCTCACCACGGTCGGCGTCATCGTCGCGATGGACACCTTCGGCCCGGTCTCCGACAACGCGCAGGGAATCGCGGAGATGTCCGGCGACGTGGAGGGCGAGGGCGCGCAGGTGCTCACCCGTCTCGACGCCGTCGGCAACTCCACCAAGGCCATCACCAAGGGCATCGCGATCGCGACGGCGGTGCTTGCGGCGACCGCGCTGTTCGGGTCGTTCCGGGACGCGGTGGTCTCGGCCACGGCGGCGGCGGGCGATGCGGTCCGCAGCCTGAGCCTGCAGGACGCGCTGCAGTACGCCGGCGTCCTGGACGTGGCCAACCCCCGCAACCTGGTGGGCCTCATCATCGGCGCCTCCGTGGTGTTCCTGTTCTCCGGGCTGGCCATCAACGCGGTCTCCCGCGCGGCCGGCGCGGTGATCTTCGAGGTGCGTCGCCAGTTCCGCGAGCACCCCGGGATCATGGCGGGGACCGAGCGTCCGGAGTACGGCCGCGTGGTGGACATCGTCACCCGCGACTCGCTGCGCGAGCTCATCACCCCCGGTCTGCTGGCCGTGCTGACGCCGATCGCGGTCGGCTTCTCGCTCGGCGTCGGCGCACTGGGCGCGTACCTGGCCGGCACGATCGGCACCGGCGTCCTGATGGCCGTCTACCTGGCGAACTCCGGCGGCGCCTGGGACAACGCCAAGAAGTACGTCGAGGACGGCAACTTCGGCGGCAAGGGCTCCGAGGCGCACGCGGCGACGGTCATCGGCGACACGGTCGGTGACCCGTTCAAGGACACCGCCGGCCCGGCGATCAACCCGCTGATCAAGGTGATGAACCTGGTCTCGCTGCTGATCGCCCCCGCGGTGGTGTCCCTGACGCTGGACGGCAACACCGCACTGCGCTGGGCGATCGCCCTGGTCGCGGTGGCCATCGTGGTGGTGTCGATCGTGATCTCCAAGCGCCGGCCGGTGGCCGTGGGCGAGGAGGACATCGCCAAGGCGTAG